The segment CTCATCGTGTTGTTCGTCTTCGTCGAGTCCGATAGGTTACTACAGACAGTCACATAGTAAACGTAAGTACGGTTTCTTATGTTCAAATTCAGAAGGTATGacgtttttattttaattacaactTGCCGGTTACATGTTAACCtcacaaagtacatgtattttggtcAGTAAACGAGGATACATTTATAAAAAGGTATATtcttgaattttttatttacatcatTAGTTGGCGAATAGGGGCTATTCCCGTTTTGTTAACCTGTATTTTGCTCTTAGTTACCGTGTCTATGCTTTTCCCTACAcaacagtatacatgtatatacaacaaATCCCTACACAACACTATATACACAACAAATCCCTACACAACAGCACATACACACAAAATCCCTACACAATATCACATACACACAAAATCCCTACACAACAGTGTATACACACAAAATCCCTACACAACAGTATATACATAACAAATCCCTACacaacagtacatgtatatacacaacaAATCCCTACACAACAGCACATACACACAAAATCCCTATACAACAGTGCATACACAACAAATCCCTACACAACAGTGCATACACAACAAATCCCTTCACAACAGTATATACACAAGAAATCCCCACACAACAGTATATACATAACAAATCCCCACACAACAGTATATACACAACAAATCCCTACACAACAGTATATACACAACAAATCACTACACAACAGTATATACATAACAACTACACAACAGTATATACATAACAAATCCCTACACAACAAATCCATACACAACAGTATATACACAACAAATCCCTACataaacaaaaggcccatgggccacatcgctcacctgagtcaccttggtccatatcagaagactttccatatatatttgcatgtaaaaccatagtccctattatggccccaaacctacccctggaggccatggtttttgcacacttgaatctacactatgtcagaaagctttcatgtaaatgtaaacttctttggcccaatggttcttgagaagaagatttttaaagattttccctatatatttgtatgtaaaactttgatcccccccttgtgcCCCCATCCTACcgccagggaccatgatttgtacaaacttgaatctgcattatatcagaaagctttcatgtaaatatcagcttttctggctcagtggttcttgagaagaagaattttaaagattttctcgatatatttgtatgtaatacttagatcccctattgtggccccatccgacccccgggggccttgattttaacaatttagaatctgcactatatcaggaagctttcatataaatctcagcttttctggctcagtggttcttgagaagaagatttttaaagatttttcctatatatttgtatgtaaaaatttgatcccctattgtggccccatccaacccctgggggccatgattttaacaatttagaatctgcactacctaataaagcttatctataaatttcatcttttctggcccagtggttcttgagaagattttttaataacccttctctatttttaccttttcttgattatctccccttggaaggtggcctggccctttattttaacaatttagaattccctttacctaaggatgttttgtgccaactttggttgaaattaacccagtggttttggagaagtcaaaaattttaaaagattacatacggacggacggacgccagaatacgggtgatcagaaaagctcacttgagcttttagctcagctGAGCTAAAAATCCCTACACAACAGTATATACACAACAAATCCCTACACAACAGTACATACACAACAGTATATGCACAACAAATCCCTACACAAAAGTATATACACAACAAATCCCTACACAAAAGTATATACATAACAAATCCCTACACAACAATATATACACAACAAATTACTACACAACAGTATATACACAACAAATCACTACACAACAATATATACACAACAAATCACTACACAACAGTATATACACGCAAAATCCCTACACAACAGAACATACACACAAAATCCCTACACAACAGTGCATACACACAAAATCCCTACACAACAGTATGATGTATAAAGCAGTGATCTCCAATGAGTACAGTCcagtggagatccgggttagaatagttcctcagtacaccttgcttgtGTAAGAAGCGAatttggatgagactgcaaaaatccaaggccccgtgtcacagtaggtgtggcacgataaagatccctccctgttcaatttgtatgcactggtggctaaaaacatgtaacatttgggaaatttgtcaacatcttCAATAATAAATTATCCccctaaaagctgagtttttaaaacaatttaacaCCATTTTCACTATCAGTTAATCAAAGAAGGTCGCATATGATGTCACTGTACCAAGCGACTACCTAACTTTATAACGAGATTTTTATAAATCAGGGCTTAGATTTAAAGCCATATTACCACTAATTATCCCAATACTTTggtgaacgaactattagaattaataaCTCTAAGTataagaaagacaaaatgcatataattttgtatactttggaaACGTGTTATGTGTCCTTTTATCGCAAAGCGTTGGcgtagattttgcagcccttcaatggaaatggtgatgtctccatttgagtgaaaaattctcgagcgggaagTTCAgcaatattcaaccaaccaaccaacctaatGAGTACACACACGtacaatataacaatttccTATTTCATGTCTTATGTGTACTTCATCATGCATGCCAACTGAAAATATTTAAGGTCCAATGAACCTAAATAATCCTACAGGGATCATTTCTTTTATGCACTCTCATCCTGGTACCTGTTCTGATCAAGAAGAAAAATTTGAGTATCTAGACAACAGATGTTTATTCCAGAAGCAATCACTGCTATGAATTTAATGTCATCTTTGTGATCATTAGCTTTAAATGACTGTAAATCATACCAATGAAGCTTACTAAATCAATGAACCACTACATACAAATAGTAACATTGCACCATATTATATTCAAATGTCATCATATTTCCAACAATATCtgcatttacataattatattaataaacatgttgtttctataaaacaaaatacagcTTCTTGATACAATTTATGAGATTCCTGAACATGAATTACAAGTACATCTTGatgaattaatataaatacaatctCATTATTCATAGCTAAATGGcacataattatattttacaaaatcacTTTATGCTATTCaaacttaatttttcaaaaagaaaagaatgctCATATAAGagatataatataaatatgtacAGGACAGGGGAAATTATCTTTACATCAGGCTTTATTTTCGCAATTCAAAATCAGTAATATAACGTTAATTAAAATGATTGTACGGGAACTAAATTCCTAAATTTTTATCGAAGTTATAATCTGTGCTCCAGTGTAAAAAATGAACATACAATTTTTACACAAACAATAGATAATGCAATAATTATTTGATTGGATCATTAAAGAACATTTTCTATATTGTGTAAACTGGGTTGTGCTAGATACATCCTGGGAATGATGTCATAGTGTGTTTGGGTTGTGCCAGATGCACCCTGggaatgatgtcacaatgtgtTCACCTCCTCTGATTCCATTTTGTTGCTATGGTAAAATTGCTTCACaacatataaaatgaaattataattataCTCCTCAAATTGCATTGAatgacttaaaaaaaaaaaaaaattaatacatataataAGGAACAAAGTAATTTCTACTCAAAGTAAGTTTGCACTTCTTATAAACCACTTTGTGGCTTAACAGTGTATGAAGCACAAACTGGCCAATTTCAGTCACAGTGCTTCTGAGGGGCTGAAGATAATGTAATCTAtacatacgagtgaaaaatcaAGAACTGTTAACACAACTGACAAAACTTCAATAAAAACAATCTTATATGAAACATCGGCTCATGATAAAAAGAAACATTACagtaatattaaaatatttgtcAAGCACAAGGATTGTCATTTGTATGACATGGATTGTATCATGAGTTAAAACACACGGATGTTGTAAAAATAGTTCCTCACTTTTGTAAATATAGTTAGTGGTGATGAAATACGGAAAATGGCAAATTCCAATGTCTTAAAAATCCCAGATATAAATACAACGCCACAGATGgagaaaaaatacatgtattatcacaGAATAAGTTGATATGTCTAAACTTCCTCCATTTCCAATTCTATCATTTCTGCCTCTTCAGCAGTTATATACATTGAAGCATGGAGCATGATAACAAAGAAAGAGGCGCCTACAAAGAGAAATATATAAATTGTGTATCAGTTTTCATTCCTTATTCTTACAGAACTTTTATAGTTTTAAGGGATATAAGAATTATGAACTGACCTATGACCCAGAAGACAGCTGACCCTGCTCCAGCCAATGAGAAAAGAGGAAATGAACACAATCCAACAGCAGCGTATTGTTGTGCTAAACTTAACTCTCGtcctaaaaggaatacacatgtaccAAAAAGCTAATGACAAGGGAATTAATGCTTTAccacaaaatttaaaaacaacaaactgtTAATATGACATATGAATATACTTCATAGTGCTATGAACTATTAAAACTGTAGTTAATAAAAGACAAAATGGATTTCAGTGAGATgtgaatcttttaaaatatgttgaCAATCTTGTATGAAATGATACATAAATTAGAATATTTACCTAATATTCTGACTTTCCTTTCCTGGTTTTTCAGACTTATGATGTAGCAAGCTCCAAGACAGGCTGCTATAGCCACTAACAGCAGAGGGGAGGTTAAACTGAAACCAAATGAATCACATCAACATATTTATTGCCACTAACAGAAGAGGGGCGTTAAAATGACACCAAATACAGTAATTGAAAATCAAATGACTATTCAGTGatctttctacattttttacaagggtcctgtggctttcgaattgggaaaaattgttgacatttccgtcaaattgggaaaaatcaattttattgtaaaaaaagttttaaaatcatatcaaacattattttatctttattttacacatctaattttcttaaaccttctaaaattttcaactattctatccaaatcatcattcccataactctttgttaaggtagtactctacatcgtcataatggctgacttcctttaaaaacatggatgaaaaaatcaatatcagcaatatttgacttttccttttctatttaaatacctagccgagtagctcagtaggttagaataccgaatgctgaactgtaggtcgcaggttcgagtccagcaggggttttaaaattttttcagattaccttctactaaaactgtattttttgacaaaataaaataaatttgaaatttttcaacttcaaaatattgttgtacatatcctccacttttcatctacatcaaatttctctggtgtagcatacctccttaagtcttatatatataattcacatcgaatgtttattttttttcatatacattttcctttcatagttttattattgggaaaaatgcaagctaaattgggggggggaaaatagcaatttttagGAAGGGAAAGGGCTGAAATTcagacccaaaatgggccttaaaaaatcactgctaTTAGTGATAAGCGTccctgtaaaaataaaaaaatgtaatgCTTTAAATGAAGAGTAAattttattctatttcaaaAGAGATCAAGTCCAACATATaatttgtctctgatatttCCAGTCATTTGCAGTATTTGGCCTAAAAAGTGACACCATTTCTCAATATCAATCAAATTTATCCAAAATGCTTATTTTTACTTCTTTTAATTTTACATAACATGCACTCATGTTTAAAAAAGAGAAATCTGACAAAATAGCAAAAACGACCATACAATGATCAaatgttatttttcatttttgattaattaatcaatattcaaaaacaaaacaaatgaatagtgcttccaatgtaaaaataaaactctAAACAAATGAATACTGTGCTTCCGATgcaatgtaaaaacaaaacccTAGACAAAATAGTGTTTCcaaaacaatgtaaaaacaaaacccTAAACAAGTGAATAGTGCTTCTAATgtaatgtaaaaacaaaacccTAAACAAATGAATAGTGCTTCCAATgtaatgtaaaaacaaaacccTAAACAAATGAATAGTGCTTCCAATGCAATGTAGAAACAAAACCCTAAACAAATGAATAGTGCTTCCAATgtaatgtaaaaacaaaacccTAAACAAATGAATAGTGCTTCCAATGCAATGTAGAAACAAAACCCTAAACAAATGAATAGTGCTTCCAATGTAATGTAAAACAAAACCCTAAACAAATGAATAGTGCTTCCAATgtaatgtaaaaacaaaacccTAAACAAATGAATAGTGCTTCCAATGTAATGTAAAACAAAACCCTAAACAAATGAATAGTGCTTCCAATGCAATGTAGAAACAAAACCCTAAACAAATGAATAGTGCTTCCAATGTAATGCAAAAACAAAACCCTAAACAAATGAATAGTGTTTCCAATACAATGTACCTGTGGTATACTTACATGCAGAAAACAATAAGACCACCAAACACAAACAGATAGTTACTCTGGAACTGTTCGATATTCCGCACCACACGTTTAGGGACAGGTGCTACAGACTTGGGAACTTTGAACTTGCCGAAATTGAAGAATTCTGCCCATGGCTTCACACCTTCTCTGGTTTTGGAAAACCATTCTCTGGCATTTACATTAGACAGTGATATTGACATCCTACAATATTTGCAAGTGTAATtagaatgaattcaataattgaCATCctacaatacatgtaaattagcattaattcaataacttaaaagtgaaatttacaatgtaaagCATAAAACAGAAATTCTCTAATCATAATTACCACTATATTTACTGAATGCACtaaacatgtatattcatatgatATAAGATTGCATGTAACCCATTCCATCAGAAAATATACCTGTATTATTTCCCAATGAATGATCCATATAGAACAAATTTTCATGCAGAAAGCAAATTATACGAAAAGCAACCATTGTTCATTCAACAGTTCCAATACATACACAATTTCTGAATTACCAAATAGGTGTTTTCCTTTGCTAAAGAAGTTAAACGAACACACACAAAGACAATTTCACATAACTGACATAAGCAAAATGACTGATATTTATTCATGCAAGTAGTACAGTAATCGGTCTCGAATACCAGAGTCTCTCAGTCCACTTTTACCCTTTGCCGAACCTCTGGATCAGCCCTTTCCATTTTTGAGATAGACAGGAACAGTATATAGAAACCAAATAATAGGccaaaataatatatatgtgtgtttccggtTTCCTGACCCTACCTACTTTTTCTTGCCAACCCTAAAgattttattgacaatatataaatatatattatattataaataaaataaaaatgtgcaatttttAAACTGGAATTTTTCTCTTCTCACATTTGCGTTTCTCCGATTTACATTTTGACAACTATTGATCTTCAAGTTGTTTGAATAGTAATTGTAATGTATATAGACATGTATCCAAAGTGTATCAAAAGCTAAgatttcaaacaaaatgtttcaatgaaataaaatgttttacctatACCTGCCCTACCTAATTTTTGGGGGAGTGAAATAGAAAACATGCACATATGTACAGACTACGTAatagtatatattttattttggccatATTATGATGCtgatttaatatataaattataatgtttacatgttttTCAAGAGCATTTTTATGCTGATTAATACAATTTAATGCTTAACATTTATTTGATAAACTTAATAGATCATTTTATGTGTACCTACTTAGTTAAATATATGTTGATTGACTGAGTTTTTTAAAGGTCAcatcgataatttttcactcatattgagatgtcacctgcagttgtaggtgaagtaccacaaatacatgtaaaagaaaagcCTGTGtttgtatgaaaatttataGATTATAATCGAATTGTTTCTGATGATGACCCGGTAATTGTGATGAAATAGCTGgagtgggtgggtggggggggggggggaatttcATCATATAATGATGGTCAGGGATTTTTTTATTGTCTGCTGGGGGTCGAAATAAgaccccattcccaatgctaaaacgcaggtattttccccaatttttggTTTGAAATTCCCAAGCAATGAAAAACATCAAGCAGAGAAGCCTAATCATTCttaaatcttcttcacaggcccacagattacaattttgCTTCGAAATTATTAAGTTAACCTAATTTTTTGGCATCtccttatttgaatgaggtaagcTTCGACCAAATAGAAAGTTACAAGGAGCCCAATTATACCTTAATGCACTCTGGATTGGTTTTCTCCctatttctttgtatgaaatatttttcccaatttcaagcaaatgtcgctatttttcccaattggaaaggctCAGGCCCTGGAAATCAAGACCTTGAAAAAACCTGATGGTCCTACTGTATAgtattttataaaatcaaagaaatctgaGGGAGCCACATCATTTACATACGAGTAGCTGTTAGCAGAgacatataatttatatatattagataattTTGTCACGCTAAACATGTTGGGTTTTCTTGATAGATGAGGAAAATTTACCAAAAGCACTGAAATTTCATTTCACAAATGACACATATTGTTGAATGAAATTGCACCAAAAAAATCCTGGGATGTCCCTCCACTTCCTAATCCTAGAAATCAATAAAGGCTTGATCCAGAGGGTCAGTGCAGATCAGTAATTGCAAGTAGATAAAATCCTGTAAGGTTGTACATGTTAAGGAAAGTCGAATCTCCAGTCTGAGGTCCTGTAAACTCTTTATGCTTATGGCCAATACAAACGCCATCTacttaaagacccatctcatgaccatacggtcagtgaaaatgtaggcggagcctgatcaaaacagatgttatttacctggagtggccagggtctaccaaggtggtAATTGCTATACCCCgtggcactcaaagaaatacacacatGCAGAGACAGAACATgttagaaatctacctgtcccgTGTTTGAGGAATAAAAATCTACACGTAGTAACGTACGTCTTCAATTcctaaataatacatgtataaaaatatgacattttatttcacgtataaTTAGTTTGAGGACATTAGCCATTGGAAGATTACGAATTTGTTATAAATTTATCTTCAATAATGCTACTATGTCAAAGAGTAGGTAAAGTGTCTGCAGATATCCTCACAGTACTGGAATGTTCTTTGCCCCAGGATTTTCTTCGTTTTCCCGGTCGGATACTGTTAAGTTCCGGTGGACTGTCTGTCAATCGTTCCAGTGACAGATGGCTAATCCCATTCTCATCTTGTAGGAATCATCTCCTAACTGGGTCCTTTTGTCGTGAAACACGTTGAGAACATTATTGAACGACTCAACATAATAAGTGTCCAATGCGTGCACAAAATCTTCTGGAAACTTGTACACCACGAACCTAATGAATTGCGTCTGTAAGAAGTTTCTCCGTAGCAGGATCCGTGAGGATAAGTTTGCTTGGCTCATAGTTAGGGTCTGTTTTACATCTACTTGTGGTGGGCATTGCACATGGTTATTTTTGTGGTGTGGAACAATGCAAACCGAGTCTTTCCATGGTGTTTCAGCACACCCTTGGCCACTTTGCATCGATTTATTTTTTATGCTCAAATACGTAGCTCGGGTAATTAAATTGTCATCtcataattcaaaacaaaaattcagAGAGCCCAGAGGTTACCTTTGCGGTAGATGAAAGGGGCTGATACGCCTGCTGTTAATTGCTATCAACACATTCCAGTCTCAGATACACAACCGACTCGCTGTGTTAAAGCTGTCAATCAGGACCTGAGCTATTGTCTTTTATATGATGGATAAGtggtgtggtttttttttgtttttttttatccttgtCCAGGTAAATTTTAATGGGGTGGCTTAGAAATGGGTCTTTAAGTCTACCACAACCAACAACACCCAGACTAGACTTGCTCAAGtttctatgtttaataatcattgctctctttaatacttttaatAATGCTCTATGTTTGGTGACAAtaagtatggtagagagcagatatttagatttctgaaacacagaaaaagtttaatgaaatgataaagtaataaaaacaacataagaGACTTGAGCAAGCCTACACCCAGACCAATCATGCAAGTTTtccaaagttttaaaagtttgcaTTAGATCTACATGTAATGAGC is part of the Ostrea edulis chromosome 2, xbOstEdul1.1, whole genome shotgun sequence genome and harbors:
- the LOC125681800 gene encoding prenylated Rab acceptor protein 1-like isoform X2; the encoded protein is MTDTFGSKLEGNIDIPQAENFKGMSISLSNVNAREWFSKTREGVKPWAEFFNFGKFKVPKSVAPVPKRVVRNIEQFQSNYLFVFGGLIVFCILTSPLLLVAIAACLGACYIISLKNQERKVRILGRELSLAQQYAAVGLCSFPLFSLAGAGSAVFWVIGASFFVIMLHASMYITAEEAEMIELEMEEV
- the LOC125681800 gene encoding prenylated Rab acceptor protein 1-like isoform X1, yielding MTDTFGSKLEGNIDIPQAENFKGSVLSSALQSRMSISLSNVNAREWFSKTREGVKPWAEFFNFGKFKVPKSVAPVPKRVVRNIEQFQSNYLFVFGGLIVFCILTSPLLLVAIAACLGACYIISLKNQERKVRILGRELSLAQQYAAVGLCSFPLFSLAGAGSAVFWVIGASFFVIMLHASMYITAEEAEMIELEMEEV
- the LOC125681800 gene encoding prenylated Rab acceptor protein 1-like isoform X3; this encodes MSISLSNVNAREWFSKTREGVKPWAEFFNFGKFKVPKSVAPVPKRVVRNIEQFQSNYLFVFGGLIVFCILTSPLLLVAIAACLGACYIISLKNQERKVRILGRELSLAQQYAAVGLCSFPLFSLAGAGSAVFWVIGASFFVIMLHASMYITAEEAEMIELEMEEV